TGCGCGGCAGGAAGGGGCCTGGCCGGGTGCGCTCGACCAGGTCGAGGATCTCGGGCACGTCGGCGGGGCCGAGGCGTACGGCCTCCGGTTCCGGTGCGGCGGCCACCCCGTCGTCGACGAGCTGTACGCCGTCGATGCGGGCCGTGATCTCCCAGCCGTCCGGCACCTCGCCCCGGTAGCCGGGCAGCGGGACCTCGGCGCCGGGACCCGCGAGAGCCGCGAGGTCGGCCCAGTCGTCGGCGTCCGGCTCGTCCGGCAGGGCGAGCCAGGGCGAGACGTCCAGCGGGTAGCGCACGACGCGTCCGCGGCGCTCGGCGAAGTGGGCGTGCGGCCCCGTCAGGGAGGCGAGGGCGGGGTTGTCGAGGATGTGGGGTATGCCGGGGCGGGGCGTGCCCGTCTGTGGCGTGCCGTGGCTCATCCGGCCACCTCGATCACGACCTTGCCGCGCGCATGACCGTCCTCGACGGTGCGCAACGCCTCGCCGGCCTCGGCGAGCGGGAACCGCCGCACGACATGCGGGTCCAGCTCGCCCTTCACCACCAACCGCGCCACGGCGTCCAGCACGGCGGAGGTACGGGCCCGGATCACCCTGGCGCCGCCCAGCCGCTCCACGTCCTGCTCCGACGCCCCCGCGGTGATCAGCTTCGTCCGGTCCGTCAGCAGCGTCGCCGCCTCGGTCAGCACCTCGCCGCCGACGAGGTCGTAGACCCCGTCGACGCCGTCCGGTGCCGCCGCGCGCGCCCGGTCGGACCAGTCCGGTCCCGACGGGACGTGGACGGCGCCCAGCGACTCGACGAAGTCCTTCTTGCCCGCGCTCGCGACCCCCACCACGCGGATTCCGAGCGCCCGGGCGATCTGCACGGCCGCAGCACCGACTCCGCCGCCCGCGCCGGTGACCAGCAGGGTCGCCCCCGCGGGCAGGTCCAGCTGGCGCACCCCGTCGTACGCCGTCGCGGCGGCCACGGGCAGGGTCGCCGCGTCGGCGAAGGCCAGCCCGGCCGGCTTGTGCGCGGCCACCGCGACCGGGAGCAGGGCGTACTCGGCGTAGCCGCCTGTCAGCGCGTCGCCGAAGACCTCGTCCCCGGCGGCGAACCCGTCGACGCCGTCCCCGACCGCCTCGACGACACCGGAGACCTCGCTGCCGAGGACCGCGGGGAACACGCGCTCGCCGGTGTCGGTGGGCCGGCGGTATCCGGTCCGCAGCTTCCAGTCGACCGGATTCACGCCCGCGACACGCACGGCGACCAGCAGCTGTCCGGGTCCGGGCACGGGCCGCTCGACCTCGACGAGTGCCTCGGTCTCCGGACCGCCGTACCGCGTGAACACGTACGCCTTGGGCATGGCTCCACTCTCCTTCGCTCGCGCCGGGCACCAGTCGGAAGGAAGATCGGCGAACAGCTATTCCCCGGGCGGCGGAGTGTTCATACGGCCGCAATGATCGCGGTCCTGACCAGGGACGGAGCACCGCCGACCACAGCGTACGGTTGAACCATGAACGTCACCCGAGGCTTCACCGGGCGCCCCCGCGCCCACAACGCCGGGCTGCCTCCCGGCCAGTACGACGCGGGCGACGACTGGCCCGTGCTGTCCGCGGAGGTCACGCCGGAGCTGTCGCCGGCCGAGTGGACCTTCCGCGTCGACGGGCTGGTCGAGGAACCGCACACCTGGGACTGGGACGAGGCGCACGCGCTGCCGGGTTCGGTGTACGAGGGTGACATCCACTGTGTGACGAGCTGGTCGAAGTTCGGGGTGCGGTTCGGGGGCGTCTCGCTGGACGCCTTCCTCGATGTGGTCCGTCCCCATGGGTCCGCCACCCATGTCGTCGCCTACTCCCACACCGGCTACACCACCAACCTGCCGCTGGCCGACGTGACCGGCGGCAAGGCGTGGATCGCGTGGGAGTTCGACGGGAAGCCGCTGTCCCCCGAGCACGGCGGGCCGGCGCGGCTGCTCGTGCCGCACCTGTACTTCTGGAAGAGCGCCAAGTGGATCGCGGGCCTGCGGCTCCTGGATCAGGACGAGCCGGGGTTCTGGGAGCAGAACGGCTATCACGCGCGGGGCAACCCGTGGGAGGAGCAAAGGTACTCCGGTGACTGAGCAAGCCGTGGAAGCGCCGTCCTTCACGCCCCCGACGCGGTTCGCCGTGCCCGGCCGCATCGCCGTCAGCAACCGGGCCGCCGCGCTGTGGCAGACCGCCACGCTCACCGAGATCCGCCGGGAGACTCCGCACGCCGCCACCTACCGGTTCGCGGTGCCCGCCTGGGCGGGACATCTGCCCGGCCAGCATCTGATGCTGCGGCTCACCGCCGAGGACGGCTATGTGGCCCAGCGCCACTACTCGATCGCGTCCGCGCCCGACGACGCGGGGCACATCGAGCTGACCCTGGACCATGTCGAGGGCGGCGAGGTGTCGGGCTGGTTCCACACGGTCGCCCAGCCCGGTGACGAGGTCGAGGTACGCGGCCCCCTGAGCGGCTTCTTCGCCTGGCCCGGCGACCGGCCCGCGCTGCTGATCGGCGCCGGCTCCGGGGTCGTCCCGCTGATGTCGATGGTGCGGCACCACCGGGCACAGGGCCTGTCCGTACCGCTGCGGCTGCTGGTGTCGGCGCGCAGCCCCGAGGAGCTCATCTACGCGGGCGAGTTCGGCGCCGAGACGACGCCCGTCTTCACCCGCAGGGCCCCGCAGGGGGCACCGGTGGGGCGTATGGCGGCCGCACATGTGGCGCCGCTCCTGGCCGAGCAGCCTCCCGGTGGGTGGGAGGCCTATGTGTGCGGCTCCAATGCCTTCGCGGAGCACGCGTCGCGCTTGCTGGTCGCGGCGGGACAGCCGGTGGAGCGGATCCGGATCGAACGGTTCGGCTGATCGTCCCCGCCATCGCTCCGTTTCACGGGCAAGACGGCCGGGCACTCCTGTGCAGCGGGGCTGTGAGCGGGTACTGGGTCTGTGCGGGCACTCGCAGGCGTACGCGGTGCGGAGGTCGACATGCGAACCCGGGTGCGCGGCTGGCGGTGGCGGCACAATCCGCTGCGGCGCCGGTCGGACGTGGTCGAGGCGTGGACGGCGCTGCTCTTCGCCGTGCTGCTGCTCGTGGCCGCGCCGCTCGCCGGGGTGGTGGCGGCCGGGTGGGCCCGTTCCGAGGCGCAGCAGACGGCGGCCTCCCAGCGTGCCGAGCGGCACAGCGTGCGGGCCGAGGTGGTCGGCGTGGATCCCGGGTCGCCGCCGACGTTGCAGGGCGCCCGGCAGCACACGTATCTCACGACGGTCCGCTGGACGGAACCGGACGGGAACGAGCGGACCGCCACGGCGCGGGTCCCGGGCGGCACACGCGACGGTGACGTGGTCGAGGTGTGGTTCGACTCCCGGGGCCGTAACGTCAAGCCGCCCCCGGACGGCTTCTCCGTCTGGCAGTACACCCTCACCATGGGCGCCTGCGCCGCGGGCGGCTCGGCCGCTCTGATTCTCCTGGGCCGTGCCGCCGTACGGCATGTGGCCACACGGCACCGGCTGGCGGAGTGGGAGGAGGAGTGGGCGCGCACCGAGCCGGAGTGGTCGCGGTGGCGGTGGGCGTGAACCGCCCCCGCGAGCGGCCGACCCTCCCGCCTCAGCCCGTCCCCTGCGTCCGCCGGGCGATCCGCCCGTGGTCCCGCAACGCCCCCGCCAGCCCCGGCAGCACGGGTTCCCCGCGGTCGACGAGGACCCGCCCGCCGACCATCGTCGTCCACGCCCGGGCCGGTCCGCAGCGCAGCCAGGCCTCCACCGGGTCGCTGAGCGCGCCCGCGAGGGCGACCTCGTGGAGGTCCCAGACGACGAGGTCGGCGCAGGCGCCGGGGCGCAGCTGGCCGATCTCCTCGTCGCGGCCGAGGCAGCGGGCCGAGCCGTGGGTGGCCATGTCGAGGGCGTCCCGCGCGGTCATCGCACCGGGGCCGCCGCGGTAGCGGCCGAGCAGCAGGGCGTTCCGCGTCTCCATCCAGAGGGAGGCGTGGTCCGTGGAGGCCGAGCCGTCGCAGCCGATGCCGACGGGCAGGCCGAGTTCGCCCATCTCCCGCACCCGGGCCGTGCCGCCGCCGATCAGCATGTTGGAGCTGGGGCAGTGCGCCACGCCGACGCCCGCGGCCGCGAGGCGGCGCATTTCGTCGTCGTTCGGGTGGATGCAGTGGGCGACCCAGGTCCGGTCGCTCATCCAGCCGCAGTCCTCGAAGTACTCCACGGGCCGGCAGCCGTAGGTCTCCAGGCAGTACGTGTCCTCGTCGTGGTCCTCGGCCAGGTGGGTGTGGAGGCGTACGTCGTGGCGCTCGGCGAGTTCGGCCGTGGCCGTCATGACGTCCTTGGTGACCGAGAACGGCGAGCAGGGGGCGAGCGCGACGCGGATCAGGGCGCCCGGTGCCGGGTCGTGGTGGGCCCTGATCAGCCGCTCGCTGTCGGCGAGCACCTCGTCCGTGCTCTGGGTGACGCTCCTCGGCGGCAGTCCCCCGTCCTCGACGGACCGGGTCATCGAGCCGCGCGTCGCGTGGAAGCGGAAGCCGATGTCGCGGGCGGCACTGATCTCGGCGTCCACCAGGCGTGGCCGCGGGTGGACGTAGAGATGGTCCGAGGAGGTCGTGCAGCCGCCCATGAGCAGTTCGGCCATGCCCACGTAGGCCGAGACGTACGCGGCCTCCTCGTCGAGGGCGGCCCACAGCGGGTAGAGCGTGGTCAGCCAGTCGAAGAGGGTGCCGTTCACGGCGGGCGCGTAGGAGCGGGTGAGGTTCTGGTAGAGGTGGTGGTGCGTGTTGACCAGACCCGGGGTGACGAGCCGTCCCGCCGCGGAGAGCGTGGTCGAGGCCCCGGGTTCGCTTCCGGGGGCGCCCACGGCGGTGACCCGACCATTGGTGACGGCCACCCAGCCGCCGGGGATCTCCCGATCCCCGTCCACGACCAGCAGTCCGGCGTCCTTGACCAGCAGATCAACGGCTGACGTCATGGCGTCATCGTAGACAGGTACCTGACCGAAGGCCTGGCGAGTCGTCGGACCTCACACGTACGGTGTGATCATCACTGGCCCTCTTCAAAGGCGGTCCTGCATGGCCCTGTTCGACCTCCCCCTCGACGAGCTCCACGAGTACCGCAGCGCGTCCGTCGAGCCCGAGGACTTCGACGCGTTCTGGACCAAGACCCTCCGGGAGGCCCGCGAGCACGACCTGGACGCCCGTTTCGAACTCGTCGACACCGGTCTGACCACGGTCGAGGTGTACGACGTGACGTTCGCGGGGTTCGGCGGGCACCCGGTGAAGGGCTGGCTGACACTGCCCGCCGGGGCCACCGAACCGCTCCCGCTGATCGTGGAGTTCATCGGGTACGGAGGCGGGCGCGGGCTGCCGCACGAGCATCTGCTGTGGGCGTCCACGGGCCGGGCGCACTTCGTGATGGACACCCGCGGCCAGGGCAGCGCGTGGGGCGGGGGCGGCGGCACGGCGGATCCCATAGGCGGGGCGCCCGCGTACCCCGGTTTCATGACGCGTGGCATCGACGCACCCGAGAACTACTACTACCGCCGGGTGTTCACGGACGGGGTGCGCGCCGTCGAGGCGGCCCGTTCGCATCCCGCGACCGACGCCTCCCGCACGGTCGTGCACGGCACGAGCCAGGGCGGCGGCATCACGATCGCCGTGGGCGGTCTGGTCCCGGACCTGGTCGCCGTCGCGCCGGACGTGCCGTTCCTGTGCGACTTCCCCCGCGCGGCGAAGTTGACGGACCGTCACCCGTACCGCGAGATCGGCCTGTTCCTCAAGACCCACCGCGGCCGCACCGAGGACGCGCTGCGCACCCTGTCCTACTTCGACGGTGTCCACTTCGCCGCCCGCGGCCGTGCCCCGGCCCTCTTCTCCACGGCCCTGGAGGATCAGACCTGCCCGCCCTCGACGGTCTTCGCCGCGTTCAACTCCTGGGCGCACGACGACAAGGAGATCGAGGTCTACGACTTCAACGACCACGAGGGCGGCGGCCCCTACCAGCAGGCCGTCAAGCTGCACTGGCTGCGCTCGCGCGTCTGAGGAACCGGGTCTTCCCTCCAGTCCGACCAGTCGGTACGTTCATCGGGCCCGGACCGCAGTGTCGCGGTCCGGGCTTTCGGCGGACGACGGAGGCCAGCCATGTCCGAGCACGGAGCCCGCGTTCAGGGGCACTGCGACGAGCGTTTCGCGGCGGTGCGTGTCGCGTTCGAGGAGAACTTCCGGGAGCGGGGCGAGCTCGGGGCGGCGGTGGCCGTCACGGTCGGCGGGCGGACCGTGGTGGATCTGTGGGGCGGTTGGGCGGACGCCGCGCGCACCCGGGCGTGGGAACGGGACACGCTGGTCAATGTGTGGTCGACCTCGAAGGGGCCGGTGGCCCTGTGCGCACACATCCTCGCCGACCGTGGGCTGCTGGACCTCGACGCGCCGGTGGCCGTGTACTGGCCCGAGTTCGCCGCGGCGGGCAAGGAGAAGGTGCTCGTACGGCATCTGCTGTCGCACCGGGCCGGGCTGTCCGGACCGCGGGAGCCGCACTCGCTGGAGCAGCTCTACGACTGGGAGTTCACGACGCGGCGGCTCGCGGGGACGCAGCCCTGGTGGGAGCCGGGCTCGCGGTCCGGGTACCACGCACTGACGTACGGCTTCCTGGTCGGCGAGGTGGTGCGGCGGGTGTCGGGGCTGCTTCCGGGGGCCTTCCTGGAGCGGGAGGTGACCGGGCCGCTCGGCATCGACTTCACCGTGGGGCTGCCGGAGAGGGAGTACGGGCGCGCGGCCGAGCTGGTCCATCCGCCGGCCGCGTCGAGCAGTGAACAGGCCGCGATCTTCAGCCAGTTGACGCCCCTCGCGCTGGCCGCGCTGGCCAACCCGTTGGCGGGTGCGACCGAGGCGAACACACCCGGGTGGCGGGCCGCCGAGATCCCCGCCGCCAACGGCCACGGGACCGCCCGTGCCGTGTCCCAGCTGTACGGCGTCTTCGCGGGGCGGGGGACGTACGACGGCCGCCGCGTCCTGTCGCCGGAGGCCGCCGAGCGGGTGCGCGAGGGGCAGGGCAGCTGCCGGGACCTGGTGCTGGGCGCCGGTTTCGAGAGCGAGACCGAGATCGGCCTGGGACTGTGGCTCAGCGGGGCGAACGCGTCGTACGGACCCAATCCGCGGGCCTTCGGGCACGACGGATTCGGCGGTTCCTGCGGGCTGGCCGACCCCGAGGCGGAGGTGTCCCTCGGTTACGTCATGAACCGGATGGGGCCCCATATCGCCGACGATCCGCGGAAGATGGCGCTGATCGAGGCCCTCTACGGGGCCCTGTGACGGGTGGGCCGGTTTCGGTCGATCCCACGGGCCGCCCTTCCCTTGTGGTTTAGACCAATGCTAGATCTGGTGGCGCAATGAGCCCGCACGGCTACGGCACGTCACCGACAGGAGGCGCGGCATGGCCCGCACCACCACCCCGCACGAGGACCAGCCCCTGTACTGGAGGATCGCCACACAGTTGCTCGACGAGCTGCGCGACGGCACCGTCCCACCCGGTGAACGGCTGCCGGGCGAGCGGAAGCTGGCCGAGCACTTCGGGGTCAGCAGGGAGACCGTCCGGCAGGCGCTCCAGGTGCTGCGCCGCGACGGCCTGGTCGCCACCGACCGGCGGGGCAGCCATGCCGCCCTTCCCGCGACACCGGTCGAGGCTCCGTCCACACTGGCCTTTCCGGTCGGCGCCGACAGCGCGGGCCCGGGTGCGGCCGACCGGGCGACCGTCACCTGGGAGACTCCCCCGCCGGAACACGCCGCGGCGCTGGGGCTCGCCCCGCACCGGCCGACCCTGGTGCACCGCTACGAGTCGGGCCGGCGTACGGCCCTGACCTCCTTCTCCGCCGTGGCGCTCGCCGAGGTCGAGGAGCTGGCCCGGTATCGCGGGCGGGCCGACGGCAACGCCTCGGCGCAGCTGCGGCGGGCCTACGACTGGATGCGCAAGGCGGGCCTTACCCTGCACCACCGCGACTCCATCACCCCGCTCGCCGACACCCCCTCGGTCCGGGTCACCCGCCGCGTCCACGACCAGTACGCCCGGCCCCTGGAGATCACCGACCTCGTACTGGACGCCCGGCAGGAGGCACTGGTCTACGAGTTCACGCTACCGGCCGACGGAAGTACAGCCGCACCGCGGAACCGGACGGGTCCAGATCCGCGCTGACCAGGTCCGTCAACTGCCGTACGAGCCACATCCCGTGGCCGCCCGGGGCGCGCGGCTCGGGCGGCAGATGGCCGGGAAAGGGCGGCCGCGGCGCCGAGGAGTGCGCTCCCTCGTCCCGGATCTCGCAGATGACGTACTCGGGGTCGCTGCGCAGCCGTACGACGCCCCGTCCGCCGCCGTGGCGCAGGGCGTTGACGACGCTCTCGTGCACCGCCGCCACCAGGTCGTACGTCCGCTGCTCCGGCAGGCCGACGCGACGGGCGTACGCGGCGAGGCCCCGGCGTACGGCGGCCGAGCCACCGCGGGCGAAGGGGAGGTCGTCCGGGCCCGCGGGCAGACGGGCGGGCCGCAGCGCGTCGCACTCCGCACCGAAGTCGGCGGGGTCGGTGAAGTCGGCTGCTGCGTCGGTGAGTTCGGGGTGGGTGCGGGCCGCGGTGCGGACGATGTCGGAGGGCAGCGTGCGGGTGTCGTACGGGCAGAGAATCCAGTGACCCGTACCGGCGAAGGCGACGTTCAGGAGGGACTCGTAGCGCATCCACTCCCGGGTCTCGAAGGCGTCGCGGCCCGCCCAGACGGGTTCGCCGACGACGCGCACCCGTCGGCCGGTGCCCTGGCGGTCGCAGTAGGCGTGGTAGCGACCCAGGGTGCGGGACGGGTAGTCGTACCAGTCGTGGGCGTCAACGAACTCGACCCCGCGGGAACGGTCGCCGAGCGTTTCGACGAGCAGCGTGATGTTGTGCGGGCTCACCACCGCGAGGACGGCGTCGCCGGCGTCGAGGCCCTCGGTGACGAAGCCCGCCGTGTCCGCGAGGAATTCGGTGTCCGAGCCGTAGCGCAGGGCCTGATGGACGAAGCGGGTGCGGGTCATGGTGTGTCTCCGTCCGGTTCGAAGCGCAGGCCGGGTACGCGGTCCCAGCCGGTCACCCGCATCACCCGCTGGATGTGCGGGGCGACTCCCGCCAGGACGAGGGTGCCGTCCACGGCGGAGAGGGCGAGAGCGGAGAAGACCAGCAGGCGCAGTGCGCCGACGTCGATGAAGTGCAGTTCGTGCAGGTCGAGCCGGATGCGGGCGCCGCTGGCGGGGCGGGCCCGTTCGGCGTGCAGGGCGCGTGCGACAGCGGTGACGTTGGTGTCGTCCACCTCCCCGGCGAGGGCGAGGCCGGGCGGTGCGAAGGTGCGCGTGATGGTCAGCAGGTCGTCGCGCCACACCTGGTCGGCACCCACCAGGCCGTGGTGGAGCCCGGCGAGCGGGGCCAGTTCGGACTCGTCGAAGACCCGGCTGTCGTACTGGCAGATGCCGAGCACCGGCAGGGCGGCGAACACGGGGTCGAGGAGGAGTTCGCTGTCGTGGAGCGTCTTGAGCCCCTTCCCCGCCTGCGAGCGCAGGATCTCCGTGCACACCCGCAGCCCCAGGAAACCGTCGCCGACCGCGCGGCGCGCCTCGCGGCGGATCATCTCGTCCAGGTCCCACAGCCCCTCGGGGGTGGCGAGATGGGCGTCGACGCACAGCCGGCCGGCGGCGACCTCCTCGTCGACCCGGCAGCCGTGCGCCTCCAGGAACGACAGGGCGACACCCGCGGGCATGTCGGCCGGCGGCAGGAGCAGTCCGCGGTGGCCGCTGGCCAGGCCGTCGAGCAGGAACGCGGCGAGGACGGTCTCACGCTCCTCGTCCGTGTCGTAGCCGAGGAGCAGATGGTCACCGTGGCGCATCTGGCCCACAGCCGTCACAGCGGATGCGGGGATCATCGCGCGCCTCCCTCGACGGGGCGTCACCACTTCCACGCTACGCCGGATTCCGGTTCCCCGTCAGGGGTCTAGGGTGACCTACCGTCGGGTTGCGGTGAGGGGGGACGATGGCGGCCTCTGTGCAGGGCGGCAGGACCGGCAACCTTCCCGCCGAGACGAACGAGTTCATCGGCCGCAAGCTCGAACTGGCCGAAATGGCAGGGCTGTTGGGGGCAGCGCGGCTGGTGACACTGACGGGGCCGGGAGGGGTCGGCAAGTCCCGGCTCGCGCTGCGCGCCGCACACGCCGCGAAGCCGGCCTTCCGTGGCGGGACCTGGCTGGTGGAGCTCTCGGAGCTCAGGAATCCGGACCTGCTCACGAACACCGTGGCGCAGGCGACCCGGCTGACCGAGCAGACCCTGCGGCCACTCCTGGGGGCCCTGTGCGAGCACCTCGCCGGGCCGCCGCTGCTGCTCGTCCTGGACACCTGCGAGCACGTCCTGGCGGAGTGCGCCCGCGTCGTGCGGGAACTCCTTTCCCAGGTACCGGAGTTGCGGGTGCTGGCGACCAGCCGTCAGGCGCTGGGTGTACCGGGTGAGCAACTGCTGGCGGTGGCTCCGCTGCCGCTGGGCGAACGGGACGACGCGGTGGCGCTGTTCGCGGCCCGGGCAGCGGCCGCGGTGCCGTCGTTCGCGCTCACCGAGGCCAACCGGCCCGACGTGGCGGCGGTCTGCGCCCGCCTCGACGGGATGCCGCTGGCCCTGGAGCTCGCCGCCGTACGGCTGCGGGGCCTGCCGCTCGACCGGCTGCTGGAAGGGCTGGGCTCACGTTTCGACCTGCTCGTCTCGTCCGCCCGGTCACAGCCTGCCCGGCACCAGACACTGCGCACGGCCATCGGCTGGAGCCATGAGCTGTGCACACCGCCGGAGCGGCTGCTGTGGGCCCGGCTGTCGGTGTTCGTCGGCGGCTGGGACGTGGAGGCGGCCGAGTTCGTGTGCCACGGCGGGCCGTTGAGTGCCGAGGACGTCCTCGCGCTGCTCGCCTCGCTCAGTGAGAAGTCGATCGTGACCCGGGACGGCGAGGGCGTGGCGGGACGCTACCGGATGCTCGACACCGTCCGCTCGTTCGGCGCCGAGTGGCTGGCCGGGCTCGGCGAGGAAGGGGCGGTCCGGCGCCGCCACCGGGACTACTTCCGGTGGATCGCCCGCCAGGGCGAGGCGGAGTGGCTGGGGCCGGGCCAGCGGATGTGGGCGGAGCGGCTGACCGCGGAGCACGCCAATCTGCGCCTGGCGGTCGAGGAGTGCCTGGCTGCGCCCGAGCCGGAGACCGCGCTCGAACTCACGGGCAGCCTCTGGTACTTCTGGTTCGCCTGCGGGTTCGCGGAGGAGGGCCGAGGCTGTCTGGAGCGGGCGCTGCGGCGTGCCTCCGAGGGCGGCGGGCCCGAACACACCCTCGCCGTGTGGGCACACCGGCTCGTCACGCTCGTACCGGACGACCTGGAGGCCGCCGAGTCGGTGAGCACCGCCTATGTGTGGCTGGCCGAGGAACGCCATCTCCCGGTTCCCGCGCTGCCGTTGACCGGGGCGAGCCTGGCGGTGCGGGGCGAGTCGGCGCGCTCGGCGGTGCTGTACGGGAGCACCCGGCAGGCCCCGGCGGGCGACGGCGGCGCCGAGTTCTTCCAGCTGATGACGCTCGCCCTGCAGGCGTATCTCCTGGCCGGGCAGGCCGCGTTCGAGCGCTGTGCCTCGGTCGCCGGACGGCTGCGCCAGGAATGCGAGAAGCGGGGCGAGCTGTGGATGCGGGCCTGGGGTGACTTCTTCGTCTCGCTCGCCGCGATCGGCCTCGGCCGGCCGGACGAGGCGCTGCGTCCGGCCCGGGAGGCGCTGACCGCGAAGTGGCGGGTGCACGACCGGCTCGGCGCCGCCGCGGTCGCCGACCTGCTGGTCGCCGCGCAGGCCGCCCGGGGCGAGGACGAGCTGGCGGCACGCCTGCTGGGCGTCAGCAGAAGCCTGTGGCGCACGGCGGGGCTGCCGCAGCTGGGCAGACCCGACACCACCGTCTTCCACCGGGAGTACGAGCGCCGGCTGCGCGCCTCCCTGGGCGACGCCCGGTTCGCCGAAGCGCTGCGCGAGGGCGGGGAGCTGGGGCCGGAGGCGGCGATCGGACTGGCGCTGGGCGGAGCCGGCACAGGAGAGGACTCCTAGCCCGGGGAGGCCACCGGTGACGGCCTCCTCACCTGCGGACGAGGGCCGAGCCGACGCGCAGCGGGCCCCGCCCAGCGACTCCGCCCCTCAGTACGGCAGCCGCGCCACGACCATGCGGACGCGCGGGCTTCCGTCGCCCCGGCGGCCGAACTCGGGCAGCGCCACCAGCTCGACGCGAAAACCGGTGCGCTCCAGCTCCCCACGCACCTCCCCCAGCCGGAAGGCCCGGTAGTACATGACGAAAGGCGGTCGCCACACCGCGTTGCGCACCCGCATCGCCGTGTCGAAGCCCAGCAGCATCCAGTAGCCGAGCGATCCGGGCCGGGGCGGCGCGACGACCGGGAAGGCGA
Above is a window of Streptomyces sp. NBC_00490 DNA encoding:
- a CDS encoding MEDS domain-containing protein, which gives rise to MIPASAVTAVGQMRHGDHLLLGYDTDEERETVLAAFLLDGLASGHRGLLLPPADMPAGVALSFLEAHGCRVDEEVAAGRLCVDAHLATPEGLWDLDEMIRREARRAVGDGFLGLRVCTEILRSQAGKGLKTLHDSELLLDPVFAALPVLGICQYDSRVFDESELAPLAGLHHGLVGADQVWRDDLLTITRTFAPPGLALAGEVDDTNVTAVARALHAERARPASGARIRLDLHELHFIDVGALRLLVFSALALSAVDGTLVLAGVAPHIQRVMRVTGWDRVPGLRFEPDGDTP
- a CDS encoding ATP-binding protein; translation: MAASVQGGRTGNLPAETNEFIGRKLELAEMAGLLGAARLVTLTGPGGVGKSRLALRAAHAAKPAFRGGTWLVELSELRNPDLLTNTVAQATRLTEQTLRPLLGALCEHLAGPPLLLVLDTCEHVLAECARVVRELLSQVPELRVLATSRQALGVPGEQLLAVAPLPLGERDDAVALFAARAAAAVPSFALTEANRPDVAAVCARLDGMPLALELAAVRLRGLPLDRLLEGLGSRFDLLVSSARSQPARHQTLRTAIGWSHELCTPPERLLWARLSVFVGGWDVEAAEFVCHGGPLSAEDVLALLASLSEKSIVTRDGEGVAGRYRMLDTVRSFGAEWLAGLGEEGAVRRRHRDYFRWIARQGEAEWLGPGQRMWAERLTAEHANLRLAVEECLAAPEPETALELTGSLWYFWFACGFAEEGRGCLERALRRASEGGGPEHTLAVWAHRLVTLVPDDLEAAESVSTAYVWLAEERHLPVPALPLTGASLAVRGESARSAVLYGSTRQAPAGDGGAEFFQLMTLALQAYLLAGQAAFERCASVAGRLRQECEKRGELWMRAWGDFFVSLAAIGLGRPDEALRPAREALTAKWRVHDRLGAAAVADLLVAAQAARGEDELAARLLGVSRSLWRTAGLPQLGRPDTTVFHREYERRLRASLGDARFAEALREGGELGPEAAIGLALGGAGTGEDS